The segment TTGATATTTATTAATCAGCTTAAGAACAAAAATTAATTGTGTGATGAAAAAAGACATGTAGGTGTccgtggtaacacacacacacacagtttgctaAGGCCTTCACTTCATCCTCCTCTGAGGCTGCAAATCTCAGATTATGAGTCAGATGCACCAGGTGGGATCTGCTCAGTTCAGCTGTTAGCCAAATGTAGCGCTGCATGCTACGTGCCGAGCTAGTACCTAGCAACAGGGGACAAACCAACACCCTGATAGACAACAAAACCTCCTTTACAGACGTTTTCTAAACAGAAATGTCATCTGACTTGTGTCAATGGTTGTAGTTATCTCTTAATTATCAAGGCAGAATCTGGATGGACCACAAGGTTTATTTAATCGGCGTTTTAGGGCCATTTCCGTTCTGATCTGACTCAGATCCGAATGGAAAAATTGTGAGAGGCACACCTGTTAGCATTGGCCGAGCCAAGAATCCTCTCTGCGAGGGATTGGTTCCCCTTCTGTTTGATCAGTTAGATAAAGCTCAAGGATGTGATGCTTTGATAACTCGCAGCACAATCCAAAGCAAACACAGGCAATATTTTGATTGAAAAACAGGATgttgagaagaaaagaaaaattccTATTTCACATGCACATCTGAACATCCAAGAGCTCCGATtttgtgttttacatttacatgtagtcatttagcagacgctcttatccagagcgacttacagtaagtacagggacattcccccgaggcaagtaggttgaagtgccttgcccaaggacacaacgtcatttgacacggccgggaatctaactggcaaccttctgattggtagcccgattccctaaccgctcattcATCTGCCCCCTTGGAGGCGTTGGTGAGGTACACGTTGAGAATGAGGGTGTAAATGTGGGGTAACTAGTCCCACACTGTGATCTCAGACCAACAGTCTCCTTCCCTGACCCACTCTCCCATGTCCTTAGCTCCTGACCCCCAGCCCAGTTGAGGTCAAGGGAGTTCCACCAATTGTTCCCTCGCTTGTCCTGGATAGCGCTGTCCGGCTTCTGAAGGCTGTCTCATTGTTATGAACAAGATTAGTCACCACTGCAAGTTTAGATTAGATATAGGGGAACAGCAGGCTCTCACAAAACCGGATAATATCTTGAAGGGCTTTTGCAGTCGACACTCAATCGACATTTTGGACCTTGTAGTTAAACTGTGGAGATGTACACTAGTAGAGCTTAACAGTCTCTGAAGACTTCAAAAAGAATTCAGACAAACGCAACGCTAGCCTGATAGTACATTTATCTCTAACACACATTATCTCTAACCCTCGCTCCACGAGGTACATCAGTGCAGACAAAAGGCCCGTCCATGTTAAGTAATCATGGATTGCTTAAACCcttgaaaaaagagagaaaaaaacctgAATCAAATCTGTGCCTGCTCCCAGCTCTCAGGCCCCGGCTGTCCTGCCATTCAGCCCAGAGGGCTAATCTGTGTGATGGGTCTCATTCACTATTGTCCCACTGAATTTGTTGACATACAGTAAGTGGGTCATGGCTCTGAAGTGCCCGGCCTATTCTCTAGATTTTGCGCTGCGGTTGACATGGCAACCATACTGGTTGATTAAACATGCTCAcaggagtgggggggtgggggggtgggggggtgggctgTGAACCGAGCTGAGGAGGGGTCACACAGCCCATCcctgagacgcacacacacacacacacacgcacacacacacacacacacacacacacacactgcacacacacacacacacacacaacctgctccAGCCCACGCacagctctcccccccccccctccacggaagtctccGGGCCCTAGGATCTAATGATCATCATTATATGCTAGAGTCTGTCTTGCATGCACACACCGCTAGACACCCAACCAaacgcccctccacctcctccccccacccccaccaccttttcatgtctgcctctccttttccctccctgGTGGTGTGCTGAATCTAACTGCACCCTGCTTCTCCAGCTTTCCCTTGAGTGCTAATTTGGGTGTCTGACTCTGAGTCCTTTGTCTTCTGAGTTACTTGCATTCCTGCTGTCTTCAGGACGGTTCGGCGGAGATTCTTATTACGAGGGGTGACTGACCGTTACGTAATAGTAACCTCCATCTTTCGGAGAGTACGTGGGATAGAAAATATTGAACAAattaatgagtgtgtttgtgtttgcgtttgtgtgtgtgtcttgcctgTCGGACATGACACTGACagatgggagagaggtgggagttgggaggggggctgagaaGGGGGTGTCCTTTCTCTTTGTATTAGAGAGACGCCTTCTGTtgattggtggtggtggtggtggggggggtattTGGGGTCATGGTGAAATTATAGAATTCACTTTTTAAAGAggggtttgtgtgcatgtgtgtgtgagggggggttatATTCATTCATCTTTTATTCGTGGACTAAAATTAATCCTTATGATCGGTGATTTTAATTACATGTATTCAATGATTCCCCTCAGTTGAAAATGTATTGAAAAACAGAACAAAGAAAACTACAGGACTTGTGTTTCGATCGTACCTTACACTGAGGTATTCATCTCCCCATTCCTCAACGAAGTTTAAGATAATTGGTATTTATGATGGCAACATGAATTATAATATAAAATAGTCACAATGGCTAAAGCGGGCGTGTCAGTCATTTCCAACATTAATAACTGACTCGATATCTACCAAAGTATGTTTGCCTCTGCATCATAGTGTAATTGTAAACAGTGGCTACAGTTTATGTAGCATACCTCTTTGTTTTAAATCATCCTTGATGTAATAAGGTGTCAGAGGGCACAATCTCCAACTATTCAAAAACACCACAAAGGAGCAAATGCAGTCTCCCTCGTAAACCAATCTGGCTAAAGCTGAAACTGAAATCAGTTTCACGTTCAGTTTTCACTTATCAATGCAATCAAATCCCCACGGTGGCTAGGCCTTGCTTCCAATGGGTCTCCTGCGTCTCAACCCATAGTTCAGACCGTGAGCGGTATTTGCATGGCACCGACTGCTCATTAAGCAGCCGTCTTCCACGTCCTAGGTAATGTAACACTAATGCAGCGAGCGTAAATAATGCATGAAAATGTTTGGCGCTGTGCTGTGCTGGCGCTAAATAATGGATCAAGCATTCTGCAGCTCCTCTCAGTCAATTTACACACTGGTTGTCATTTTCAGCGGCTCACATCCCACAGGGTGAGTCAGGATCAATGGAGAGCTGAGAATTGGATGACGGTTTAGCTATGCAGGGAGGAGCTATCCGTTTGTCTGGGTCTAAGACTCAACGTTTCATCTTTCAAACGTCTGCCTTTTGGTGCCAACATCAGATATTGTGATATTGCTATACCTAGCTGTAATTACCCATGTTtaacaaagaaacaaacaaaaaaggctGACGGAAGAGTTTTATTTAGCTATTAGTCTGAGTTTTATTGTTCTCAAACAGCCAAAAGCACGTTCTCATTCGAGAAACTATGTGGGAAACGGTGTGACCAGTCCAATAGTCGTCTTCCGTCAAATTAGCACCACACAATCAATAAAACCTAATTCTCTTTAAATCAACTCCTTATTCCTCCCAGTGCTAGCTTCACATCCATATCCGTTTCCATGGTAACGACATCCAATTTTCTTAGTCTTCCGCCAGGAATCAGGATTTATGGATAGTCAACTAGCTAGATTACTTGTGGTAGTTAGGTGAGCCAGAAGTTACACTAGTGTCTTGCTCTGTGTTACTAACAGATATTGCATTTCGTTATAGATCCCAACAGCTTTCTTTATATTAGCACAAACAAAATAATCGTTCATCACACTGGAACAACGAGGGCCAACGACTCAACATTGTAGCCCAATGAATCGCTCGTGTAGCATAGATGCAACATAATAATCCACACGACAAATTCAAGTTATAAGTAGGAAATCAAGGTTTTAACCAGAGATTAGGCCACTCGGCCGTTCATCCTCTGAAAttgatttatatttatataaatgatATATATCCCCTTTAATCGCCCATTCAAGGGACACTAGTTTGAATAATGCTCAGGTAATAAAACTTTGAATAGGGACATGACACAAATCATTCACTTCAAGGAATAGTTCAATTACACCCGCTCTCCTAatgggacccccccccctccacacacacacacacacacacacacacaccgttgcaGCCCTAGGTAGATAGCTGTATTCGACGATCCTTTTCATCGCTTTTTCCCGCTAAAACCGATAAGAGCTCGTATAATCAAGATATCACTGCACTGAAGCGATGGAGATACTTGTGTCGATAACGGCACAATCGAATGCAGGATTACATCTGCGAGGACACATAATCTTCCTGGCTGGATTGGCTTGTTGCTCAGCAAGTCTAGCGGGCTCGAGCTGCTTGGTATTCAGTGCAGGTTCCGCTCAGAGACAGAAGCTGCGCAAGTTGGAGGGCTCGCTCGTGCTTATGCTTTCGCCCGGCAGAGCTAGAGCAGATCGCATGACGACGGTGGGTGAGAGGCGGGGAGGGAAGGCGGGTATGACCGCAATCACTGTAACACGTAATTTATCGACGTCCTCTTGAATGACAATAACATTCCATTGCGCGGTTGCAGATTCTTGAATGAAAAACTAAGAGGAAAACGGAGCAAAACGTGACCAGAGATGCAGATGAAAGataatttaataatttaatcatGGGTTCTAATAATGATGTAAATGCTCCTGAGGATTCTTCCATGAGCATGAAATTACATTTGCGCATTTCATTAACTGTGCACAGTAATTTTGACAGACCACATTAGAGTGTTACATGCAgttaagaagaaaaaagaacctCATTTAACGTTCATTTCTAGATTGGAATTCAAACTGGGATCCACATGAGCCAAAATTGGCTTGGTGTGATATACATACACAGATACCGATTGTCTGTCTCCACAATACACACaactcagacacaacacacacagacaccccgcGTCCACAGTGAGCAGTGTGACAGTAAGCAGAACAGTGATGACTCACCCTGCAGACGCGTCCTGCTAGATGACGATAGGTTCGGCGGAGGgttcaggtcagaggtcagaggtgactGGTCAGAAGATGTTCTGCGTCAAACTAAGACACTCATGACCGTCTGTTGTTTAGCCAGCCTTCTCCTCAGATCTGTTCCAGAACACTCAGATCTGTTATAGAAAAAATTGAATTttgctgtctgtctacctgcctcaGGCTTGCATTACTTGCTTTTTGTGTCTAAACATGCACTTCTTACTTGAGTTCTCTATTGACTGACAGCTAAATcttctcgttttctctctctctctctctctctctctctctctctctctctctctctctctctctctctctctctctctctctctctctctctctctctctctctctctctctctctctctctctctctctctctctctctctctgtgtatgtctgtatctgtgtgtgttcaggatgcCTGGAGTGCTGCATCAAATGCCTGGGCGGGATCCCCTACCCGTCTCTCATCGCCACCATCCTGCTGTACGCCGGGGTGGCCCTGTTCTGCGGCTGTGGGCACGAGGCCTTGTCGGGCACCGTCACCATCCTGCAAAACTACTTTGAGGTGGTGAGGAGCCCCATGGACTCTCTGGACGTCTTCACCATGTAAGCACAGCGCCCACTAGACCCACACCAGGGGCCTTTAGGTCTAAACACAGACGTTACTGTGAATGTCTAAGGACATACAGTGTTCGATGTCTAAGGACAAATGTTAAATATGTATTTAAGGTCTAAAGGACAAGTATCAAAGCTCTAAAGGACAGCGGTCACACTAATGATGTGACCACTAAGTATGAGACACACTTGGGAAAAGACACTGTGTTGTTTAACTCTGCttgtccccccgccccctcaggATTGACATCATCAAGTACGTCATCTACGGCATCGCCTCGGCCTTCTTCGTGTACGGCATCCTGCTGATGGTGGAGGGCTTCTTCACCAGCGGGGCCATCAAGGACCTGTATGGAGACTTCAAGATCACCACTTGTGGACGCTGTGTCAGCGCCTGGGTGaggagacaaccacacacatccccacgcAAAAACTAGAGGAGCTTTTAATACAGTTGGGAGGGGAAACTAAGGAGTTGAATTGATTCTAGTTGTTCATGAAAGGATAATTATGTTGCTGCTGTCCTGGGTGAGAGAAAAAGGCGCCAAAATATAGAGTTGCTGTTTTTTAAGTACTGCTAGCTTAGGCCAGGAAACCTTTACACAACATTGAATGTGACTTGTTGTCCTATGTGTGTCGTCCTAGTTCATCATGCTGACGTATATCTTCATGCTGGCCTGGCTGGGGGTGACGGCGTTCACCTCCCTTCCGGTCTTCATGTACTTTAACATCTGGACCATTTGCCAAAACACAACCATGCTGGAGGGGGTTACCCTATGTTTGGACCCGCGCCAGTATGGTAAGCAAGGAGACagatctctctgtcactctctctttagtttttttttatctcccttttctcctggtctctctctttgtctctttcttttcttcctctctggcacattttgtctctctatctctctctctctctctgtctctttgtttctatatctctctttctctctttcttaaaTCACCCACCTGGCACAGGTCAAGTACATTCATGCCACTGGTGGAAGAATACACTTCCCTCATAAATCTCTTACAGGGTAATTGTCCACAGGTCACACGTCACAAAACATGTGCACAGATATACTTTCTGTTCCAGTGCTGACCATGGCATGTCTTTCTTTTCAGGGATCGTGCCAATTGCTGAGGCCAAAACAGTGTGTACTAAATCTGAGAAGTTTTACAAGATGTGTGAATCGAACGAGGTGGGTACTTATGTGTCAGACCTAATATGAGGCCACAAAACAAATTTATTTCCCTGTATTTGGAAGGTAGATAAAGTAAAACAAAGAATCTATCATACTGAAAAACACTGCACTTCTGGTCCTAGATTATCAGCTGTATTTTCTATAGGATCtattgtatgtcgctttggatgaaagcgtctgctaaatgactaaaatatgAACGTGTATGTTAGTTGCTGtagcctcaccctcctctcctgtatgTGTTCCAGCTGGATATGACCTTCCACCTGTTCATCTGTGCTCTGGCTGGGGCGGGAGCTGCAGTTATTGCTATGGTGAGAGACTTTTAAATTATTTAAACATAAACATACAGTCCTCTACTGCTCAACTCCACCATAATAGATTCTACTGATATTGTTGAGTCGCTTCTGTGGGAGAGTGATGTCTCATTGAATGAACAGTGAAATCAGAacttgactgtgtttgtgtatgtaatcTCTGTAGAATTCATCTGACATTACTTGagtgagaaagtttgaaagttTGAATTCAGTAGATTTTATGAACTTTTACCCAACTGTTAGTCCCAAAAAGAATACATTAACAAGGCTGTGATTTGATATGATTCCTGTCACTATTGACCATAATAGATAAGAAATAAATTGAATTATGTGAAAACACGAAAGATAACAGTTGTTATAGTGTGTGCCACTGGGGTGCGTTGGTGGTACCTGTGTTTGCCTGTGGGAATGGCTGGAAGGGAGGTAGTTTGGCGCAGTGGATAtatgctttccctctctctttctcgctctctctctgtacgaGACGCTGGCCATGTCACCGTGTTGTCATGGAAACTGAGAGAAGAAAGGGCCGGTGCTTGTTGGAAACATCACTTAGTAATTTGTGGAGGAGCCATTTTCTAAGAAAGAGAATGGACTCGTTAGtcaaggatgatggtgcaaatTGAGAGACACGGCCTGGTGGTTTTTTTTTCTCCGTCTAAACAAATGTCCGGGAAAATTAAACATTTATCCACTGAAGCACAGACAGTCACCAGCAGGGGTACGTCCCTAGACACAGACTGGAGATGGGTTTTTTTTACCTACTGAAAAAATCCTTCATTTTAGATCAGATAATAACTTAAGTGCTAATTAGCCAATAAAATCCACATGATGAATAAAGAAGTGTATTGTCTGGGATGGATAGTAGGGATCCAGACTcacttcaaatcaaatcaatccACCTGGTTGGTCATTGTCCATACGTGATGATGACGAGGAAGATGGGAATCGTAGTTGTAAATTATTCCTTGTGAAAGGAGTGGCAGGATTTACACAATGCATTCACAATGGTAGGGTGTCTCCATGGAGCCTCTGCTGTCATGGAAACACTGGGGCCCAGCTCACAGAAACTACTGCTCTGCCACCTGGTGGCAGAGTAAAGAATTACAGCTTCCCTAGCACCTCTGTAACACAAAGCCCGTGAGGTTAGGAAACAGGCCAGATACTGTCAACAAACTGAAGAACTGCCACAGCATGTCCGACCTGACTGATTGACTGTCTGACTTAATGACTGAATGATGgaatagctgtctgtctgtctgtctgtctcactgactgaatgactgactgactgtctgaatGACTCACTGACTGAATAACGGCCCGGTTTGCGCCCCCTGTCCCAGATCCACTACCTGATGGTGCTCTCAGCCAACTGGGCGTACGTGAAGGACGCCTGCAGGATGCAGAAGTACGAAGACATCAAGTCcaaggaggaacaggagctCCACGACATCCACTCCACCCGCTCCAAGGAGCGTCTCAACGCCTACACATAAGACCAGGGAGAGGCCTGTCGCTgccactccacccctccccccccctctctctctatctctccaccaTCCCCTCCTGAGGGGGGCGCTCAGGGCCCCCGCCACTGCTGATGTCACTGGTGCGTCATGTGACATAGTGGTCCGGggacccttcacccccccctgcccccacaaaCAGCATTTCAAACGACATCAGCCCCATTCACCTCTGTCATGGACTGTCAtgttattattagtattataATTACGTATCGGTTGGGTTATTGTTGTTGATAGTGTGTAGGGTAGTTTTACTATTGTAGACGGTAGTGTAGAGTTGGAGTAAAGTTTAAAAGTAGcagtttatttttgtattttctttgtaggaGATTTTTTACATCCAGTATtagaatttcttttttttttattggttttcttttatttttactgatagaaaaaaatattttatctttattttgtttttatttactatttatttttttcatttatgAGGTGGTCTGTTGGGGCTTAAAAAGGGTTTCAAGCACATTTCTCATGTTTGTGTATtttaaaaaaagtttcattttcaagaactgTATTTACATTGATGAACGGGGGTAATCTGTTTTGAAgactaaaaatattttcaatctCACAGGGCAACTATAAAAAGCATCTCTAGCCTTTTAGATAATGTAGCAGTACTGTACTGCCATGAACTGGGATGAAAATAACTTGAAGTGAAAGGAATTCGAATCTTACAATTGTTTTTTGTAATTGCAGTTTCACAATAGCATGCCAATTAAGGATAGATACCAAAATGTTACACGAGAACAGATATTATTTGCTAGCTGTGCCAAGCCTGTTAAACAGGAAACTTTGACCTAGGTCAGTATCAAAGACAGGATTCGTCATTAAAATGATAAACTATGGACTATTTTATGATAATAGGAAAAGCTATTTTAGGACAGAATGGTTCCATTGTCTTTAATCCAGCCACATAAGCACATGCAAACATCTTTTCATAACCCCTTTTTTAATTTCTTAAAAGTGAACTTTATAAATACTAGAATGA is part of the Osmerus eperlanus chromosome 13, fOsmEpe2.1, whole genome shotgun sequence genome and harbors:
- the gpm6aa gene encoding glycoprotein M6Aa; its protein translation is MEEDMEEGQNQKGCLECCIKCLGGIPYPSLIATILLYAGVALFCGCGHEALSGTVTILQNYFEVVRSPMDSLDVFTMIDIIKYVIYGIASAFFVYGILLMVEGFFTSGAIKDLYGDFKITTCGRCVSAWFIMLTYIFMLAWLGVTAFTSLPVFMYFNIWTICQNTTMLEGVTLCLDPRQYGIVPIAEAKTVCTKSEKFYKMCESNELDMTFHLFICALAGAGAAVIAMIHYLMVLSANWAYVKDACRMQKYEDIKSKEEQELHDIHSTRSKERLNAYT